The window GCCAGCACGCCGGCCAGGTAGAGCAGGCTGATGCGGAGCAGACCGTGCACCATCTCCAAGGGCACCCCGATCATCAGCTGCAGGAGCGCGTTGAACCCCAGCTGCTCCAGGCTGGCCGTGTGGGTGTGAACAGATGGGAAGGCAGCGGTCAGGCCGCCAGCCCCGGCCTCGAGGGACTGAGTCCTCCTGACGCCCTCGGAGAGATGCCAGAGGCGGGCCCGGACTCACCCGACGTGCATGAACATGTAGGTGAGGAAGCGCCAGGCTCGAGCACGGTGGCCGGGATGGTACACGAGGGGGCTCTTCATGTACTCAGGGTGGTAGGTCTGCAGCACCCATTTGTTGAGACGGGCCCCGTAGCACAGGAACACGATGATCTGGGAGACAGAGGAGTTAGGGCCAGGCGAGGCCAGGCGTGGGGGCGGTTCCCAGAGTGGTGGACAGGTGGGCACACCTGGGCGAGGGTGACCGAGGCCATAAACACGGGGGGTGGGCAGCTGCGGTGCCGGTAGAAGTACCAGTGGCGGTCCACCTCCCGGGGCAGGATCTCGTAGGCGACGTAGCGCACAAACCGCTTGTAGACGCCCAGGCCTGGCTCATCCAGCAGCCCGTCCCGGGGCAGGGCCCTCTGTCCGTTGGCGATGGCCCGCTTAAAGCTGCTTGAGCGTTTACTGctgatctggggggggggggggggccctaagCATGGGCCACCGTactccctgcccacccacccccggcCACCCTGCCCCCTTGGCCCCGCCCAGCTTCTGGCAGAGTCTGAGGCCCTGCCCCAAGTGCACACCCCTCcctggtgggaagggcagggagtgAGGGCTGCCCGCCCACCCCACTCTGGCCACTCTGGCCAGGGCACTGTGCCTGTCAAGGCCTGGGCCCGTACCCTTGCTGTTTGCCCGTTATGGCACTGACCAGGTCCACCAGCTCCTGGTAGCAGACCTGGCCCCGCTCGTTGCTCTGGGCCAAGGCCACCAGCATGTCCAGCTTGGCTGGGTCCAGAGGCAGCTCATGGCTGTGCACCAGGCCAGTGAAGGTGTCCGCACCGATGAAACCTGTGTTCTCAGGGTCcagctgctggggtgggggtgggggggggccgcCGGCCAAGGCTTGAGGGTGGGTCAGGCcagctgggagaggcaggctcCAAGCACCCTGAGACCAGACCTCTGTACCCACGTAGTCCCCGGAGCCGCCAGGACACCAGTGCCTGGGTCCCAGGCCTTCAGCTCCTACAGCTCTTAGGGGCCTCCCCGCCTCatttctgccctgcccctcctcctgaaAGGATAGGACCAAGGTCTGAGCAcaatctccctccctcctggaccTCCCCAGGCTCCCTGGTCTGGCTGGCCCTCTCCTGGGGTCTCACGCAGGGGGGGGGGGCCGAGgtcgtgggggagggggcttgagAGGCTAAGCGCCAAGCGGGGGCTGGACCGCGGCTCTCTGGGAGCTCCGTCGCCTCGGCCCAACGCGACGTTGGGCCGAGGGCTGCGGCGGGGGCGGTGCCggcgccccccacccaccccacgcACCTGCTCCTGGATAAGCTGCAGCAGCGAGCTCCTGTCCATAGAGCCaggcggggccgggggccggggtcGGCGGCCGCGGCCGGAAGGGGCTGCTCTGCGGAGGACTCCGCTCCGCCCCGGCCCGCCCGCTCCGCCCGCTCCGTTCGGCGCCGCGTCACCGAGCCAGAGCCGCCCGCCCCCGCGCGCACGCtgccgccgcccgccccgccaCGCGCGGCCGGGACACGCGCGCGCCCTGCCTGCGGACGCGCCGCAGGCAGGAACGGCCGCGACCGGAGCTGGGGTCTCGCCGCCACGCTTGCTGCCGTCCCGCTCCGGGGCCGCTCGTTACGCGGGGAAGCGactgggaaactgagtcacacGGCAGCGTCCAGATCCCTCCCTCGCGCGCCCCTCTGCTTGGGGCCTCAGCGCTGAAGCCACCTCCTCGGGGAAGCCTTCCTGACCACCGCACTGCCTGGGAGTCCTTACCAGGCCAGGGCTCCCCTGAAGGTGCGGCAGGCCTGCCAAACACGCTTGCTCCCAGGCGTTAAGAACACACCACAGCCCCTCCGTGTGGGAACCAAGTCCAACAGGGCAACTAGCGGGAGTCGGGGAGGCTCAGTGCAGCTGTCCTTGCTCAGCCCGTGGAGGCTGAGCCCCAGcacccatctgggcctggaggcCCCTGACCACTCCTGCGGCCGCGATGCTGCAAGGCAGGACCCCCAGTTCCAGTTCACTGGGAGCCGAGACAGACCCATGGGCATTGGGGCAGAGCCCCCAACACACGAGGCCGCAGCTGGCTAGGAAAGGTCACTACTTTCTGGGGACGGCAAGTAGAGCCCTCTAGCAATAGAGGTGACAGAGAGCAAAGGAATGTGTCATCATAGCAACCCCAGTGGCTAGAAAGAGCATCCTGCCCCACCCTAAGGCAGGTGAGAGCTGCCCCTGTGGGCCAGCGGGCCGGGAGGCTGGCAGGGATGTTGGAGGGACAATTTCAGAGTCAACCCCAGACCCTTCAGCAGGGCTGAGCCTCCCCGTGGAGcagcaagcccccccccccccgccccaactccTGCAAAGAGCATTTGGGGACTTGGGGAAGGTGCCTCTCAGGACTGCGATGGCAGGAAGGGCACCTCGCCACACCACGGGCTCACTGCTCCAGACACCAGAACACATACCGAGCGAACACCTAAGAAGTGCTGAAGCCCAGCCCCAAGccgggcccccccacccccagccctgcaggcTGGGGTCTCTGGCTGTCCCCtgcccagggagaggggcagaggcctCTGGTCAGGGCCTGAGGAAACAGGGCAGATACCCCAGGCTGGGGCCGGACCGCACCAGAAGGGCGACATCTGGGCAGGCCCCCGTCCCACTGCAGAGTCCCCCATCTTCCATACACCACAGCCTCGCTAACTAACAGGATGCtcaaactgggggtgggggtggggaggcagtgcTGCGGGGCACACCGGCCCCGGGGCGGGGCCTCAGGAGGCTCTCAGGTAGCAGATCCCCTCAGGCCAGCATGGACCTGGAAGGGTGCAGAGGCTCGTAAGCTGCAGCTGGGCCGCGAATGAGACCCCAGAGTGGGCCCCAGACCTGGAGGAGGCGTGGGAGCCAGTGGCGAGCTTTCAAGCCCATGCGAGACAAAGGACACATTTTAGCGGATTCAAGAAAAGTTGTCTTCCGAAAGCAGGATTCGAGATGCAAAAGACACCAGCAAAGTTTAATCAGGACACCCGAGCTGATGCCTTCTGAGAGGGGTGCGGCACTGGACCCGTCTCCAAACCAGGGAGGAAGGCGACACGGCGCTcaaccccttcctgccccccgcCTCCGGCCCAAAGTTCTGTTTTCCGACACCCTTCACGCCCACTGGCTGCCTGGGACCAGAAAGGTGTGGAGCCCTGAGAACTACTGGAGTCTGGGGTCACACACTTCCTCGCTCATGATCCCCAGTGCCCCCAGAACCTCGGGACCCACCCATGGGTCTTGGGCACGGCCAGGGCAGTGGGCAAAGTGTCCCCAGAAACCAGGTCCAGACAGAAGTTAGGTCCCCTCGAGCACGTGGCCCCAATACCAACACCCGGGGGCCCCTGAGGCCTCATCGGGTCTTCACCAGGGCCCTGTAGAGTGAGAAGCTGAGAACAGCAGTGACGGCAGCCCCGATGACCCCCAGTGTCACCCGAAGCCAGAAGGAGGTAGAGTGCAGCTCCCCGTGGGCCAGGTGTCTGCAAGAAAAGAGAGGCCGGCTGGAGGCGCCTCCGGGACGCTGCCCGGAAGCTTGCTGCCACACCCCCACCCGCCTCCTGGAAAGCCCCAGAGCCCACGGGGCTGTTGGCGTGGGGAACGAGAGGGCTCCCACGGCAGGGGGCCACCGGCGAGACCAGACCCGCCCCGCACCTGCGTGACCCCGACCACACGGCTACAGCCGTCCTGCTCTCCCGGTGACAGAGGCTACCGGTCACCGGGCTGAGGACAGGCTCCCACCACAGGGGCTGTGTGCCGGTACCCACGGGAAAGTGGCCATGGCAGCGAGCCGGGTGAAGACAGCGGTGCTGAGCCTGGCCGGGCTGGCGCAGGAGAACGGAGCAGGGGCGGGCAGCCGGTGCCTGCGGCAGAACTCCGCAGGCGACAGGCCAGGTGGCGAGATGCCCTCAGGCAGGTCAGCCTTGGAAGAGACGAAGAGGCAGGGGGTCTGCCCGTCCATGTAGTGGCGCTGCGGAGAGAGGGGCCACGTCACGGTGCAATCCCCGGTGGCCTGGGCCAGGGTCCTGCCCCAAAGGGACTAGGGGTGGGGGCCTTGCCTTGTAGACGCTGGCACAGAACGCAAAGGACCCGGGGTCGCTGCCATCGAACATCAAGCAGGCCACGTCACAAGCAGCATCGGGTGCGGCGGCCAACAGGCTGTCTGCGCTCACCTCGCACAGCTAGACACAGGGCGGTCTCAGGAAGGGGTCCGGGGCTTGGCCCTCTGGGCCACATCGAGACAGGTCCCCCCGCACGGACTCGGGGTCTatcccggggggcggggggtcacACTCACTATCAGGTACTTCTCCTGCCCGTTGACCTGTACCGTGTTGATGGCGTAGACGGCAGGCTCCTCGGGGAACTCCCTGCGATCCTGGCGCGGAGGAGGGAGGCGTCTGAAGCCCACCGGCCTAGAAGCTGCCCAGAGCCCCTTGCCCCtcgggcggcggggggagggccGGGGCAGGAGCAGGGCCCCCTCGCCCAGGGATACTCGGACGCTCACCCCCAGACGGCGGCCGAGGAAGGCCTGCAGAAAGGCGGATTTGCCCACTCCGCGGGCTCCCACCACCTTGCACAGGAGGACGTTCCTCTGCGTCTGCCCCTTCTCCTGATCCAACCTCTTCTCACGCGTGACTGTGGACAGACAGCCAAGGCGTGACTGAGGGGGCCGCCCGGGAGGGGCTGGGCTTGGGGTGAGAGGGCGGATGCCCACCTGTGATGGCGTGGGCCTGGGAGTCCCGCTCGCAGAGAGTGGGGTAACCCAAGTAACCAAGGTGCTCAAGGCAGCGCCGGACATCCAAGTAGGTCACCAGGCTGGGGGACAGGAGGGACGTGAGGCCAGGGAGGCGTGCGGTCACCGCCGAGCGGGAGGGGGCGGTGGCAGGGGTGGCACTCACGTCCACTGGCAGAGGTACCCGTGCAGGGGCAGCCGGCCCGCCTCGGTGGGGACCTCAAGAGGCAGCCGGGAGCCCCAGGGCGCAGCTGGAAACACGCTGAAGAAGCTGTCCAGCTCCACAGGCGAGAGGCTGCCATCGTGGTCCTACAGGCAGAGAAGCTGTGGGGACGTGTGCCTGCaggctggaggggctgggagggggggggggggggcgcacggCGGGAGTCACGACACCCTCACCTGATCGTGCTTCTCAAACACCCTCTGCACAAACTGGTAGCCGAAGTGGTTGAGCTCGGTGCTGCAGCCGGGGGGCACGTGGAGCctgtgggggtggcaggggctCTCTGGTTCCCAGGGAGCC is drawn from Leopardus geoffroyi isolate Oge1 chromosome E3, O.geoffroyi_Oge1_pat1.0, whole genome shotgun sequence and contains these coding sequences:
- the RHBDL1 gene encoding rhomboid-related protein 1 isoform X4, encoding MDRSSLLQLIQEQEEGQGRNEAGRPLRAVGAEGLGPRHWCPGGSGDYVGTEVWSQGAWSLPLPAGLTHPQALAGGPPPPPPQQLDPENTGFIGADTFTGLVHSHELPLDPAKLDMLVALAQSNERGQVCYQELVDLISSKRSSSFKRAIANGQRALPRDGLLDEPGLGVYKRFVRYVAYEILPREVDRHWYFYRHRSCPPPVFMASVTLAQIIVFLCYGARLNKWVLQTYHPEYMKSPLVYHPGHRARAWRFLTYMFMHVGLEQLGFNALLQLMIGVPLEMVHGLLRISLLYLAGVLAGEAGTCPQALSPNWAGMRCPYKLLRMVLALVCSAVVGVSMGLTILRSYEERLRDQCGWWVVLLAYGTFLLFAIFWNVFAYDLLGAHIPPPP
- the RHBDL1 gene encoding rhomboid-related protein 1 isoform X2, with the protein product MDRSSLLQLIQEQEEGQGRNEAGRPLRAVGAEGLGPRHWCPGGSGDYVGTEVWSQGAWSLPLPAGLTHPQALAGGPPPPPPQQLDPENTGFIGADTFTGLVHSHELPLDPAKLDMLVALAQSNERGQVCYQELVDLISSKRSSSFKRAIANGQRALPRDGLLDEPGLGVYKRFVRYVAYEILPREVDRHWYFYRHRSCPPPVFMASVTLAQIIVFLCYGARLNKWVLQTYHPEYMKSPLVYHPGHRARAWRFLTYMFMHVGLEQLGFNALLQLMIGVPLEMVHGLLRISLLYLAGVLAGEAGTCPQALSPNWAGMRCPYKLLRMVLALVCMSSEVGRAVWLRFSPPLPASGPQPSFMAHLAGAVVGVSMGLTILRSYEERLRDQCGWWVVLLAYGTFLLFAIFWNVFAYDLLGAHIPPPP
- the RHBDL1 gene encoding rhomboid-related protein 1 isoform X7, coding for MDRSSLLQLIQEQEEGQGRNEAGRPLRAVGAEGLGPRHWCPGGSGDYVGTEVWSQGAWSLPLPAGLTHPQALAGGPPPPPPQQLDPENTGFIGADTFTGLVHSHELPLDPAKLDMLVALAQSNERGQVCYQELVDLIIVFLCYGARLNKWVLQTYHPEYMKSPLVYHPGHRARAWRFLTYMFMHVGLEQLGFNALLQLMIGVPLEMVHGLLRISLLYLAGVLAGSLTVSITDMRAPVVGGSGGVYALCSAHLANVVMNWAGMRCPYKLLRMVLALVCMSSEVGRAVWLRFSPPLPASGPQPSFMAHLAGAVVGVSMGLTILRSYEERLRDQCGWWVVLLAYGTFLLFAIFWNVFAYDLLGAHIPPPP
- the RHBDL1 gene encoding rhomboid-related protein 1 isoform X3 produces the protein MDRSSLLQLIQEQEEGQGRNEAGRPLRAVGAEGLGPRHWCPGGSGDYVGTEVWSQGAWSLPLPAGLTHPQALAGGPPPPPPQQLDPENTGFIGADTFTGLVHSHELPLDPAKLDMLVALAQSNERGQVCYQELVDLISSKRSSSFKRAIANGQRALPRDGLLDEPGLGVYKRFVRYVAYEILPREVDRHWYFYRHRSCPPPVFMASVTLAQIIVFLCYGARLNKWVLQTYHPEYMKSPLVYHPGHRARAWRFLTYMFMHVGLEQLGFNALLQLMIGVPLEMVHGLLRISLLYLAGVLAGSLTVSITDMRAPVVGGSGGVYALCSAHLANVVMNWAGMRCPYKLLRMVLALVCSAVVGVSMGLTILRSYEERLRDQCGWWVVLLAYGTFLLFAIFWNVFAYDLLGAHIPPPP
- the RHBDL1 gene encoding rhomboid-related protein 1 isoform X5, with the protein product MDRSSLLQLIQEQQLDPENTGFIGADTFTGLVHSHELPLDPAKLDMLVALAQSNERGQVCYQELVDLISSKRSSSFKRAIANGQRALPRDGLLDEPGLGVYKRFVRYVAYEILPREVDRHWYFYRHRSCPPPVFMASVTLAQIIVFLCYGARLNKWVLQTYHPEYMKSPLVYHPGHRARAWRFLTYMFMHVGLEQLGFNALLQLMIGVPLEMVHGLLRISLLYLAGVLAGSLTVSITDMRAPVVGGSGGVYALCSAHLANVVMNWAGMRCPYKLLRMVLALVCMSSEVGRAVWLRFSPPLPASGPQPSFMAHLAGAVVGVSMGLTILRSYEERLRDQCGWWVVLLAYGTFLLFAIFWNVFAYDLLGAHIPPPP
- the RHBDL1 gene encoding rhomboid-related protein 1 isoform X9; translated protein: MDRSSLLQLIQEQQLDPENTGFIGADTFTGLVHSHELPLDPAKLDMLVALAQSNERGQVCYQELVDLIIVFLCYGARLNKWVLQTYHPEYMKSPLVYHPGHRARAWRFLTYMFMHVGLEQLGFNALLQLMIGVPLEMVHGLLRISLLYLAGVLAGSLTVSITDMRAPVVGGSGGVYALCSAHLANVVMNWAGMRCPYKLLRMVLALVCMSSEVGRAVWLRFSPPLPASGPQPSFMAHLAGAVVGVSMGLTILRSYEERLRDQCGWWVVLLAYGTFLLFAIFWNVFAYDLLGAHIPPPP
- the RHBDL1 gene encoding rhomboid-related protein 1 isoform X1, whose translation is MDRSSLLQLIQEQEEGQGRNEAGRPLRAVGAEGLGPRHWCPGGSGDYVGTEVWSQGAWSLPLPAGLTHPQALAGGPPPPPPQQLDPENTGFIGADTFTGLVHSHELPLDPAKLDMLVALAQSNERGQVCYQELVDLISSKRSSSFKRAIANGQRALPRDGLLDEPGLGVYKRFVRYVAYEILPREVDRHWYFYRHRSCPPPVFMASVTLAQIIVFLCYGARLNKWVLQTYHPEYMKSPLVYHPGHRARAWRFLTYMFMHVGLEQLGFNALLQLMIGVPLEMVHGLLRISLLYLAGVLAGSLTVSITDMRAPVVGGSGGVYALCSAHLANVVMNWAGMRCPYKLLRMVLALVCMSSEVGRAVWLRFSPPLPASGPQPSFMAHLAGAVVGVSMGLTILRSYEERLRDQCGWWVVLLAYGTFLLFAIFWNVFAYDLLGAHIPPPP
- the RHBDL1 gene encoding rhomboid-related protein 1 isoform X8; the protein is MDRSSLLQLIQEQISSKRSSSFKRAIANGQRALPRDGLLDEPGLGVYKRFVRYVAYEILPREVDRHWYFYRHRSCPPPVFMASVTLAQIIVFLCYGARLNKWVLQTYHPEYMKSPLVYHPGHRARAWRFLTYMFMHVGLEQLGFNALLQLMIGVPLEMVHGLLRISLLYLAGVLAGSLTVSITDMRAPVVGGSGGVYALCSAHLANVVMNWAGMRCPYKLLRMVLALVCMSSEVGRAVWLRFSPPLPASGPQPSFMAHLAGAVVGVSMGLTILRSYEERLRDQCGWWVVLLAYGTFLLFAIFWNVFAYDLLGAHIPPPP
- the RHBDL1 gene encoding rhomboid-related protein 1 isoform X6 — translated: MDRSSLLQLIQEQLDPENTGFIGADTFTGLVHSHELPLDPAKLDMLVALAQSNERGQVCYQELVDLISSKRSSSFKRAIANGQRALPRDGLLDEPGLGVYKRFVRYVAYEILPREVDRHWYFYRHRSCPPPVFMASVTLAQIIVFLCYGARLNKWVLQTYHPEYMKSPLVYHPGHRARAWRFLTYMFMHVGLEQLGFNALLQLMIGVPLEMVHGLLRISLLYLAGVLAGSLTVSITDMRAPVVGGSGGVYALCSAHLANVVMNWAGMRCPYKLLRMVLALVCMSSEVGRAVWLRFSPPLPASGPQPSFMAHLAGAVVGVSMGLTILRSYEERLRDQCGWWVVLLAYGTFLLFAIFWNVFAYDLLGAHIPPPP
- the RHOT2 gene encoding mitochondrial Rho GTPase 2 isoform X2, with the protein product MKRDVRILLLGEAQVGKTSLILSLVGEEFPAEVPPRAEEITIPADVTPEKVPTHIVDYSEAEQTAEELQEEIDKANVVCVVYDVSEEATIEKIRTKWIPLVNGGTERGPRVPIILVGNKSDLRAGSSMEAVLPIMSQFPEIETCVECSAKNLRNISELFYYAQKAVLHPTAPLYDPEAKQLRPACVQALTRIFRLSDQDLDQALSDEELNAFQKSCFGHPLAPQALEDVKTVVCKNVAGGVREDRLTLDGFLFLNTLFIQRGRHETTWTILRRFGYGDTLELTPDYLAPPLHVPPGCSTELNHFGYQFVQRVFEKHDQDHDGSLSPVELDSFFSVFPAAPWGSRLPLEVPTEAGRLPLHGYLCQWTLVTYLDVRRCLEHLGYLGYPTLCERDSQAHAITVTREKRLDQEKGQTQRNVLLCKVVGARGVGKSAFLQAFLGRRLGDRREFPEEPAVYAINTVQVNGQEKYLILCEVSADSLLAAAPDAACDVACLMFDGSDPGSFAFCASVYKRHYMDGQTPCLFVSSKADLPEGISPPGLSPAEFCRRHRLPAPAPFSCASPARLSTAVFTRLAAMATFPHLAHGELHSTSFWLRVTLGVIGAAVTAVLSFSLYRALVKTR
- the RHOT2 gene encoding mitochondrial Rho GTPase 2 isoform X3, which codes for MCASCSWERVGKTSLILSLVGEEFPAEVPPRAEEITIPADVTPEKVPTHIVDYSEAEQTAEELQEEIDKANVVCVVYDVSEEATIEKIRTKWIPLVNGGTERGPRVPIILVGNKSDLRAGSSMEAVLPIMSQFPEIETCVECSAKNLRNISELFYYAQKAVLHPTAPLYDPEAKQLRPACVQALTRIFRLSDQDLDQALSDEELNAFQKSCFGHPLAPQALEDVKTVVCKNVAGGVREDRLTLDGFLFLNTLFIQRGRHETTWTILRRFGYGDTLELTPDYLAPPLHVPPGCSTELNHFGYQFVQRVFEKHDQDHDGSLSPVELDSFFSVFPAAPWGSRLPLEVPTEAGRLPLHGYLCQWTLVTYLDVRRCLEHLGYLGYPTLCERDSQAHAITVTREKRLDQEKGQTQRNVLLCKVVGARGVGKSAFLQAFLGRRLGDRREFPEEPAVYAINTVQVNGQEKYLILCEVSADSLLAAAPDAACDVACLMFDGSDPGSFAFCASVYKRHYMDGQTPCLFVSSKADLPEGISPPGLSPAEFCRRHRLPAPAPFSCASPARLSTAVFTRLAAMATFPHLAHGELHSTSFWLRVTLGVIGAAVTAVLSFSLYRALVKTR
- the RHOT2 gene encoding mitochondrial Rho GTPase 2 isoform X1, whose amino-acid sequence is MKRDVRILLLGEGGKDVADPVSRGRRVPRGGKSRARPHPSVTLRRDLPPSRATGTPRLFQVPPRAEEITIPADVTPEKVPTHIVDYSEAEQTAEELQEEIDKANVVCVVYDVSEEATIEKIRTKWIPLVNGGTERGPRVPIILVGNKSDLRAGSSMEAVLPIMSQFPEIETCVECSAKNLRNISELFYYAQKAVLHPTAPLYDPEAKQLRPACVQALTRIFRLSDQDLDQALSDEELNAFQKSCFGHPLAPQALEDVKTVVCKNVAGGVREDRLTLDGFLFLNTLFIQRGRHETTWTILRRFGYGDTLELTPDYLAPPLHVPPGCSTELNHFGYQFVQRVFEKHDQDHDGSLSPVELDSFFSVFPAAPWGSRLPLEVPTEAGRLPLHGYLCQWTLVTYLDVRRCLEHLGYLGYPTLCERDSQAHAITVTREKRLDQEKGQTQRNVLLCKVVGARGVGKSAFLQAFLGRRLGDRREFPEEPAVYAINTVQVNGQEKYLILCEVSADSLLAAAPDAACDVACLMFDGSDPGSFAFCASVYKRHYMDGQTPCLFVSSKADLPEGISPPGLSPAEFCRRHRLPAPAPFSCASPARLSTAVFTRLAAMATFPHLAHGELHSTSFWLRVTLGVIGAAVTAVLSFSLYRALVKTR